One stretch of Caldalkalibacillus uzonensis DNA includes these proteins:
- a CDS encoding TetR/AcrR family transcriptional regulator, translated as MPPKKRFSREQIIDTAFEIAKVEGIDAITIRKVAEKMGSSIAPIYVNFKDVDELIQEVIKKTFHKSRQILMEQNTGSPFRDMGIASLRFAKEYSVLFRDLVMKQNDYMKRYDQELGNDLVEQMKKDSDLEGFTDEELMDILLKMRIFQTGLSVMVANGLLPEDFTEEKVTEILESTATDIMDAARLRKEAIYNDHQRK; from the coding sequence TTGCCACCTAAAAAAAGGTTTTCCAGAGAACAAATTATTGATACGGCTTTTGAAATAGCCAAGGTAGAAGGTATTGATGCCATAACGATCAGAAAAGTGGCTGAGAAAATGGGGAGCTCCATTGCTCCAATTTACGTCAATTTTAAAGATGTCGATGAACTCATACAGGAGGTAATTAAAAAAACATTTCATAAAAGCAGGCAAATATTGATGGAACAGAATACCGGAAGTCCGTTTCGTGATATGGGGATCGCCAGCCTGCGATTTGCTAAGGAGTACAGTGTGCTATTTAGAGACCTGGTCATGAAACAGAACGATTATATGAAGCGTTATGACCAAGAACTGGGTAACGACCTTGTGGAACAAATGAAAAAGGATTCAGATCTTGAAGGCTTTACTGACGAAGAACTGATGGACATTTTATTAAAAATGAGGATTTTTCAAACGGGGCTTTCCGTCATGGTTGCCAATGGATTACTTCCGGAGGATTTTACTGAAGAAAAGGTGACAGAGATTTTAGAGAGTACAGCAACTGATATTATGGATGCTGCCCGTCTGCGTAAAGAGGCCATTTATAATGACCATCAGAGGAAATGA
- a CDS encoding assimilatory sulfite reductase (NADPH) flavoprotein subunit has translation MQLKVENSPFNQEQVDLLNRLLPKFTEEQKMWLCGYLTALNQTAALTKAQPVLQNNPSISVSTEISTAACLEITVLFGSQTGNARRLAEKLTEKLKEHGFQITCSAMDDFKPQKLKNVRILLIVVSTYGEGDPPDNALSFYEFLHSRKAPCLKELQYSVLALGDSSYEHFCKTGQDFDKRLKELGGEQLYPRTDCDVDFEDPAQEWMEGILRTLHEMPESASAITAATVSAGSPAPGPSPALLASGTPPVTDQPVYSRSHPFEAEVLDNLNLNGRGSDRETRHLELSIEGSNLQYEPGDCLGIYPQNQPMLVDTLINVMGWHPEELVPVGKERGECPLREALLRHYEITVLTKTVLEQVAQLSANPGLKELLKQGNEKAFRAYVEGRDLLDLVEDYALSGIPARDFVPMLRMIPPRLYSIASSPKASPEEVHLTIRAVRYHAHGRQRFGVCSVYCAERVQPGDTLPVYVHHNPDFKLPSNPDTPVIMIGPGTGVAPFRGFLAEREEIGAKGKTWLFFGDRHFRTDFLYQLEWQRWLKEGVLTRMDVAFSRDTDSKVYVQHRMQEKSRELFEWLEEGAHVYVCGDKQRMAKDVHAALIDILEGEGGMSREESEAYLTRMRQEKRYQRDVY, from the coding sequence TTGCAACTTAAGGTAGAGAATAGCCCGTTTAACCAGGAGCAGGTGGATCTGCTGAACCGTCTTTTACCAAAGTTCACGGAAGAACAAAAAATGTGGTTATGCGGATATTTGACTGCGCTCAATCAAACGGCAGCGTTAACAAAAGCCCAACCTGTTTTACAAAACAACCCGTCAATATCTGTTTCCACAGAAATTTCTACAGCCGCTTGCTTAGAAATCACAGTTCTGTTCGGCTCTCAGACTGGAAACGCCAGAAGGTTGGCTGAAAAGCTGACCGAAAAGTTAAAGGAACATGGGTTTCAGATCACATGTTCCGCCATGGATGATTTTAAGCCTCAGAAATTAAAGAATGTTCGGATTTTGCTGATTGTGGTAAGTACCTATGGGGAAGGGGACCCACCGGACAATGCCCTGTCTTTCTATGAGTTCCTGCACAGCCGAAAAGCACCGTGTCTGAAAGAACTTCAATATTCCGTTCTAGCACTGGGAGACAGTTCCTATGAACATTTCTGTAAAACGGGCCAGGATTTTGATAAACGCCTGAAGGAATTGGGTGGTGAGCAGCTCTATCCGCGCACCGATTGTGATGTGGATTTTGAAGATCCTGCTCAGGAGTGGATGGAAGGGATTCTGCGTACCTTACATGAGATGCCAGAGAGCGCCTCTGCTATAACGGCAGCCACTGTATCCGCCGGAAGCCCAGCACCTGGGCCGTCTCCAGCCTTGCTGGCGTCAGGGACTCCACCAGTCACAGACCAGCCTGTTTATTCAAGGTCTCATCCTTTTGAGGCTGAAGTGCTTGACAATTTGAATCTGAACGGTCGTGGATCGGACCGGGAAACCCGTCACCTGGAACTGTCCATTGAAGGATCTAATCTTCAGTATGAGCCGGGGGATTGCCTGGGTATTTATCCGCAAAATCAGCCCATGCTGGTCGATACTTTGATCAATGTTATGGGCTGGCATCCTGAAGAGCTGGTACCGGTGGGCAAAGAGAGGGGGGAGTGCCCGCTGCGGGAAGCGTTGCTCCGCCATTATGAAATAACGGTATTGACCAAGACAGTGCTGGAGCAAGTGGCACAGCTTTCTGCCAATCCTGGGCTGAAAGAGCTTCTGAAACAGGGCAATGAAAAAGCTTTCAGGGCTTACGTGGAAGGGCGGGATTTATTAGATTTGGTTGAGGATTACGCTCTTTCTGGTATCCCTGCCCGCGACTTTGTACCCATGCTCCGCATGATTCCTCCTCGTCTCTACTCCATTGCCAGCAGTCCAAAGGCCAGCCCAGAGGAAGTCCATCTGACTATCCGGGCAGTGCGTTACCATGCCCATGGACGCCAACGCTTCGGTGTCTGTTCGGTATACTGTGCCGAGCGTGTCCAGCCAGGGGATACCCTTCCGGTATACGTTCACCATAACCCGGATTTCAAACTGCCGTCCAATCCGGATACACCGGTGATCATGATCGGGCCAGGCACCGGTGTCGCTCCTTTCCGGGGATTTCTGGCCGAACGGGAGGAAATTGGTGCCAAGGGGAAAACATGGCTGTTTTTCGGTGACCGTCATTTCCGCACAGACTTTTTGTATCAGCTGGAATGGCAGCGCTGGCTAAAGGAAGGGGTGTTAACAAGAATGGATGTCGCTTTTTCACGCGATACCGACAGCAAGGTATACGTGCAACACCGCATGCAGGAAAAAAGCAGGGAACTTTTTGAATGGTTGGAGGAAGGCGCCCATGTATATGTTTGTGGTGATAAGCAGCGCATGGCCAAAGATGTCCATGCTGCCTTGATTGACATCCTCGAGGGGGAAGGGGGCATGAGCCGGGAAGAAAGCGAGGCTTATCTGACCCGAATGCGGCAGGAAAAACGTTACCAGCGGGATGTATACTGA
- a CDS encoding alpha/beta fold hydrolase: MNQLKRGMKMLMIFFVFVALMGGLFLYNQYKFKQAEVQYPPKGQFVTVEGIKLHYITKGSGKPIVFLHGGILNANDFEKVMEIAAEQGYHAIAFDRPGYGYSERPQTEEVTPAVQARLIHGALKELRIERPILVGHSWSGTMVLTYALSYPDDISGIVTLGAAMYKEGNPAENGDPISALVTTPVIGEIMLYTLLRSPLGTLMTEQMLKATFAPETVPADYRQATLALWLRPGQFKANREDVLAFPPASEEMSIRYKEIKHPMVIVVGDDDPFGTKEQAFRLKEDIPHANLLVLPHVAHMIPQNHPQLVIDAINTLIE, encoded by the coding sequence ATGAATCAATTGAAAAGAGGGATGAAGATGTTGATGATATTTTTTGTGTTTGTTGCCTTAATGGGAGGACTGTTTTTATACAACCAGTACAAATTTAAACAAGCTGAAGTTCAATATCCGCCAAAGGGTCAGTTTGTCACTGTGGAAGGAATTAAATTACACTATATCACAAAGGGGTCAGGAAAACCCATTGTGTTTCTGCATGGAGGTATTCTTAACGCCAATGATTTTGAAAAAGTAATGGAAATCGCTGCAGAACAGGGGTATCACGCTATTGCGTTTGACCGTCCGGGATATGGATACAGTGAGAGACCCCAAACTGAAGAAGTAACGCCCGCTGTTCAAGCCCGACTTATACACGGTGCGCTTAAAGAGTTAAGAATTGAAAGACCCATTCTCGTTGGACATTCATGGAGCGGAACCATGGTGCTCACATATGCCCTTTCCTACCCGGATGATATTTCCGGTATTGTTACATTGGGAGCTGCTATGTATAAGGAAGGCAATCCAGCAGAAAACGGGGATCCTATATCTGCCCTGGTCACTACTCCTGTCATCGGAGAGATCATGCTGTATACCTTGTTAAGAAGTCCGTTGGGAACACTCATGACCGAACAGATGTTAAAGGCAACTTTCGCCCCTGAAACAGTGCCTGCTGATTATCGTCAGGCCACTCTCGCCCTTTGGCTTCGACCGGGCCAGTTTAAAGCCAACCGGGAAGATGTTCTGGCCTTTCCGCCTGCTTCAGAAGAAATGAGTATCCGTTACAAAGAAATTAAACATCCGATGGTCATAGTCGTTGGAGACGATGATCCATTTGGGACAAAAGAGCAGGCTTTTCGGCTGAAAGAAGATATCCCGCATGCGAACCTTTTGGTGCTTCCTCATGTTGCACATATGATTCCCCAGAATCACCCGCAACTTGTAATAGACGCTATCAACACGCTTATTGAATAA
- a CDS encoding 3-oxoacyl-ACP reductase, producing MNLSLKGKVVLITGSSRGIGAAMAEAFAQQGSIVIINFLKNKERAEQLARRFMETYHTEVMACQGDVTDEKDMEEMIQQIVDEFDAIDVVVNNALYEYTFDPDQRKMAWELAWEDYQHQIDGSLKGTYNVCKHVIPIMKSKGFGRIINMVSDLVYKPTVPYHDYTTAKGALLTYSQNLAADLGQFGITVNCIAPGLVYPTDASRKTKEEVKEAIIAQTPLRRIARPEDVAGSALFFASEWSRFVTGQCLIVDGGLVFK from the coding sequence ATGAATCTATCCTTAAAAGGAAAGGTTGTGCTGATTACAGGATCCAGCCGTGGAATTGGGGCGGCCATGGCTGAAGCCTTTGCCCAGCAGGGCTCTATTGTGATCATTAATTTCCTGAAAAATAAAGAGAGAGCAGAGCAATTGGCCCGCCGTTTTATGGAAACCTACCATACAGAAGTGATGGCTTGTCAGGGAGATGTGACGGATGAGAAAGATATGGAAGAAATGATCCAGCAAATCGTTGATGAATTCGATGCAATCGATGTTGTCGTTAATAATGCCTTATATGAGTATACTTTTGATCCTGATCAAAGAAAGATGGCCTGGGAGCTTGCTTGGGAGGATTATCAGCATCAGATTGATGGCTCTCTAAAAGGGACGTACAATGTATGCAAACATGTCATTCCGATTATGAAATCGAAAGGCTTTGGACGCATTATTAATATGGTTTCAGATCTTGTCTATAAGCCAACTGTACCCTATCATGATTACACGACAGCTAAAGGAGCCCTACTTACTTACTCTCAAAATCTGGCTGCTGATCTTGGGCAGTTTGGGATTACTGTCAATTGTATTGCACCGGGGCTTGTATACCCTACAGATGCAAGTCGAAAAACGAAAGAAGAAGTAAAAGAAGCGATTATTGCTCAAACCCCTTTGCGCAGAATTGCCCGGCCTGAAGATGTGGCAGGAAGTGCACTCTTTTTTGCTAGTGAATGGTCCCGGTTTGTGACAGGTCAATGCTTAATTGTGGATGGCGGGCTAGTATTCAAATAA
- a CDS encoding tetratricopeptide repeat protein: MEATVEYFPHREEKRLRQQLSEAKRKRNKEEEAKIKKQLVRLYLFHGENFKMAEQPDPEQAEKYLRKALALDQKHPVAHYRLAHLLYRKREYAEAIHHFKKALDGTDQEQLDETQVLLTQMFMVNCGIFLVKESVGEIEFIQNNAYAQYNSALIEKYKSEILVTSADMLERMLYRKISPDGSEVISEDYYNELYDYPEANQVLLSISDEGYEVAFAGKRKKLEKTSFYVLFILIQADRYMTYEDIKVQLFDKYFEQERSEASIRQTIRRLKERLPFWEQMIESQIIDNKIGRRRKSGLTYLILCRASDILPGKEA; encoded by the coding sequence ATGGAAGCCACTGTTGAATATTTTCCTCATCGGGAAGAAAAGAGATTAAGACAGCAATTGTCCGAGGCCAAAAGAAAGAGGAACAAAGAGGAAGAAGCTAAAATTAAAAAACAGCTTGTACGTCTTTATCTATTTCATGGAGAAAATTTTAAAATGGCTGAGCAGCCAGATCCCGAACAAGCTGAAAAATATTTGCGCAAAGCACTTGCTTTAGATCAAAAACACCCGGTTGCCCACTACCGGTTGGCCCATTTGCTGTACAGAAAAAGAGAATATGCCGAAGCGATTCATCACTTTAAGAAAGCCCTCGATGGAACGGATCAGGAACAGCTGGACGAAACACAAGTTTTACTCACGCAAATGTTTATGGTCAATTGCGGGATTTTCTTAGTTAAGGAATCAGTGGGAGAGATTGAGTTCATCCAAAACAATGCTTATGCACAATACAATTCCGCTCTCATTGAGAAGTACAAAAGTGAAATCCTTGTGACCAGTGCAGATATGCTGGAAAGAATGCTTTACCGGAAAATTTCCCCTGACGGAAGTGAAGTTATTTCAGAGGATTATTATAACGAACTGTACGACTACCCCGAAGCAAATCAAGTACTTTTATCTATCAGCGATGAAGGATATGAAGTCGCATTTGCAGGGAAACGAAAAAAACTGGAAAAGACATCATTTTATGTATTGTTCATACTTATACAAGCGGACCGTTATATGACATACGAAGATATAAAGGTGCAACTGTTTGACAAGTATTTTGAACAGGAGAGATCTGAAGCGAGCATCCGGCAGACCATTAGGAGGTTAAAAGAACGGCTTCCATTTTGGGAGCAAATGATCGAATCACAAATCATAGATAATAAGATAGGAAGAAGGAGAAAATCGGGGCTTACTTACCTGATCTTATGTCGCGCGAGTGATATCTTGCCGGGGAAAGAGGCATAA
- a CDS encoding TetR/AcrR family transcriptional regulator: protein MKSSEQILQAALDLANRYPYDKITYADIARAAGVHWTTVQRYFGSKEEMRRILKQQQTENNPRLADTRTKILEAAGRVFARYGYNRATLDQVAKEAGMTKGAVYWHFSSKSDLYLALCDRSLRQLLHELPTQSQDIFTSSAPQDALSTLLASQFEMCEQGDGERPMLFLEFVSSSREPAVKKKLCASFSKLFEQTADILAELKRKQLINSQVDPHALSVTFHALINGIVLMWLIAPNQISFKSLSADVSKILWYGIQPEQQ, encoded by the coding sequence GTGAAATCTTCTGAACAAATATTACAGGCGGCTTTAGATCTCGCCAACCGTTATCCATACGACAAAATTACTTATGCGGACATTGCCAGAGCAGCAGGAGTGCATTGGACGACTGTACAAAGATACTTCGGAAGTAAAGAAGAAATGAGAAGAATATTAAAGCAACAACAAACGGAGAACAATCCTCGGCTTGCAGATACACGCACCAAAATTTTAGAAGCTGCCGGCAGGGTATTTGCAAGGTACGGGTATAATCGTGCCACACTGGATCAAGTAGCCAAGGAAGCAGGAATGACCAAAGGAGCCGTATACTGGCATTTTTCAAGTAAAAGTGATTTATATCTCGCCCTTTGTGATCGCAGTCTGAGGCAGCTCCTTCATGAACTTCCTACACAGTCCCAAGATATTTTTACCTCATCGGCTCCGCAGGACGCTTTAAGCACGCTGCTGGCATCACAATTTGAAATGTGCGAGCAAGGCGATGGAGAACGACCGATGCTTTTCCTTGAGTTTGTTTCGAGCAGCCGGGAACCAGCGGTCAAGAAAAAACTATGTGCATCTTTTTCAAAACTGTTTGAACAGACTGCGGACATTCTGGCAGAGTTGAAGCGAAAACAGCTTATCAATTCACAAGTTGATCCCCATGCATTATCCGTTACGTTTCATGCTCTGATCAATGGCATTGTCTTGATGTGGTTAATTGCTCCAAATCAAATTTCGTTCAAATCTCTGTCAGCAGACGTTTCAAAAATATTATGGTATGGGATCCAACCTGAGCAGCAATAG
- the cysI gene encoding assimilatory sulfite reductase (NADPH) hemoprotein subunit: MSQDRFVPTQSSTSSKAQDGPPGEMERIKRQSRYLRGTILESLQNPITGALSEEDAKLLKFHGSYQQDDRDLRDERRRQKLEPAYQFMVRVRVTGGVVTPEQWLVMDRLAQHYANGSLRLTTRQAFQLHGVLKWNLGQTINAINEALLTTLAGCGDVNRNVMCTPNPYQSEIHAEVYQWAQRISEHLCPRTKAYHEIWLNGEKVADSREENEDEEPIYGPLYLPRKFKIGLAVPPANDVDVFSQDLGFIAIIDQGQLKGFNVAVGGGLGMTYGDPKTYPQLARVIGFCPANRIVDLAEKVVMIQRDYGNRSDRKYARLKYTIDRRGIEWFTKELNQRLGWELDTTRPYHFEHNNDRYGWVKGTNGRWHLTLLIQNGRIQDWDDYPLMTGLREIAKIHTGDFRLTPNQNLIIGNVTSRKKREIEKLVKEYKLTDGKHYSALRRSSMACVALPTCGLAMAEAERYFPTLLEKLETIMEEAGLREEEIVIRMTGCPNGCARPYLGEIGFTGKAPGKYNLYLGAGFAGARLNKLYRENIGEEEIVETLRPILHRYAQERKHGERFGDFVIRAGYIQEVQSGLDFHE; the protein is encoded by the coding sequence ATGTCACAAGATCGTTTTGTCCCAACCCAAAGCAGTACGTCCAGTAAAGCGCAGGATGGCCCGCCCGGCGAAATGGAGCGTATTAAGCGACAAAGCCGCTACTTGCGGGGGACCATACTTGAGTCCCTCCAAAACCCGATTACCGGAGCCTTGTCTGAGGAAGATGCCAAGCTGTTGAAATTCCACGGCAGCTACCAGCAGGATGACCGGGATCTGCGTGATGAACGCAGGCGGCAGAAGTTGGAACCTGCTTATCAATTTATGGTACGTGTGCGGGTGACTGGGGGTGTTGTCACACCAGAACAGTGGCTGGTGATGGACCGTCTCGCCCAGCACTATGCCAACGGTTCTCTACGGCTGACGACAAGGCAGGCCTTCCAGTTACACGGCGTTCTGAAGTGGAACTTGGGCCAGACCATCAATGCAATCAATGAAGCGCTCTTGACAACACTGGCCGGTTGCGGTGATGTCAATCGCAATGTTATGTGTACACCCAATCCCTACCAGTCGGAGATTCATGCAGAAGTTTATCAATGGGCCCAGCGGATCAGCGAGCACCTTTGTCCGAGGACGAAGGCGTACCACGAGATCTGGCTCAATGGCGAAAAAGTGGCGGACAGCCGCGAGGAAAATGAAGATGAAGAGCCTATCTATGGACCGCTGTATTTGCCGCGCAAATTTAAAATCGGCCTGGCAGTTCCTCCAGCTAATGATGTGGATGTCTTTTCCCAAGATTTAGGCTTTATTGCCATCATTGACCAAGGTCAACTCAAAGGATTTAACGTCGCGGTGGGGGGTGGTTTGGGGATGACTTATGGTGATCCCAAAACCTATCCCCAACTGGCAAGGGTGATTGGCTTTTGCCCGGCAAACCGGATCGTTGACCTAGCGGAAAAAGTGGTGATGATCCAACGGGATTACGGAAATCGTTCCGACCGTAAATACGCCCGGCTTAAATATACCATTGACAGGCGCGGAATCGAGTGGTTCACTAAGGAGCTGAACCAAAGACTGGGTTGGGAACTCGACACGACCCGCCCATATCATTTTGAACATAACAATGACCGCTACGGCTGGGTGAAAGGAACGAACGGCCGGTGGCATTTGACGCTCTTGATCCAAAACGGCCGGATTCAAGACTGGGACGATTATCCCTTGATGACTGGCTTGCGGGAAATAGCCAAGATCCATACTGGTGATTTTCGGCTCACGCCAAACCAGAATCTGATCATCGGCAACGTGACAAGCCGGAAAAAGCGTGAGATCGAAAAACTGGTCAAGGAATACAAACTCACCGATGGCAAGCACTATTCAGCATTACGAAGGAGCTCCATGGCCTGCGTGGCATTGCCCACCTGCGGACTGGCCATGGCCGAAGCGGAACGGTACTTTCCCACGTTGCTGGAGAAGCTGGAGACAATCATGGAAGAGGCTGGTTTGCGGGAAGAGGAGATTGTTATTCGCATGACTGGCTGTCCTAACGGATGCGCTCGGCCGTATTTGGGGGAAATCGGGTTCACAGGAAAGGCTCCTGGCAAATACAATTTGTATCTGGGTGCGGGCTTTGCAGGGGCCCGGCTCAATAAGCTTTACCGTGAAAATATCGGGGAAGAAGAAATTGTGGAGACCTTGAGACCCATTCTCCACAGGTATGCGCAAGAACGAAAGCATGGCGAACGTTTTGGTGACTTTGTCATTCGGGCAGGTTATATTCAAGAAGTGCAATCAGGACTAGACTTTCATGAGTAG
- a CDS encoding winged helix-turn-helix transcriptional regulator — protein MEEDFHLCPKFEAAFQLLGKRWTGLILRVLMNGPKRFKDISHLIPNISDKMLAERFKELEAEGLVVRRVYDEVPIRIEYELTEKGKALEPMMNEFQKWAEVWMK, from the coding sequence ATGGAGGAAGATTTTCATTTGTGTCCCAAATTTGAAGCAGCGTTTCAATTATTAGGCAAACGTTGGACCGGTTTGATTCTTCGCGTATTAATGAATGGTCCCAAAAGATTTAAGGATATATCTCATCTTATTCCAAACATAAGTGATAAGATGCTTGCAGAACGATTCAAAGAGCTAGAAGCTGAAGGCCTTGTGGTTAGACGGGTGTATGATGAAGTACCCATAAGAATTGAATATGAATTGACGGAAAAAGGGAAGGCTTTGGAACCCATGATGAATGAATTTCAAAAATGGGCAGAGGTTTGGATGAAATAA
- the wrbA gene encoding NAD(P)H:quinone oxidoreductase — translation MGILRKLFKKLNAKETEAMTKVKLAVIYYSSTGANYQLAQWAADGAREAGAEVKLLKIAETAPQAAIESNPRWKAHLEATKDVPEVSLDDLVWADAIIFSVPTRFGNVPSQVKQFLDTTGGLWFEGKLVNKVVSAMSSAQNSHGGQEQTILSLYTTMFHWGAIIAAPGYTDQSIFVAGGNPYGTSVTVDQDGDMQEDVEQAVKHQAKRTVTVAEWVKNGNQ, via the coding sequence ATGGGAATTCTAAGGAAATTATTTAAAAAATTAAATGCAAAGGAGACAGAAGCTATGACAAAAGTTAAATTAGCGGTTATTTATTACAGTTCAACAGGTGCAAATTACCAATTAGCACAATGGGCTGCTGATGGTGCCAGAGAAGCTGGTGCTGAAGTAAAACTGCTAAAAATAGCTGAGACAGCTCCTCAAGCAGCGATTGAATCAAACCCAAGGTGGAAGGCTCATCTTGAAGCAACGAAAGATGTGCCTGAAGTATCGCTGGATGATCTTGTCTGGGCCGATGCCATTATCTTTAGTGTGCCAACCCGGTTTGGAAATGTACCTTCTCAAGTCAAACAGTTTCTTGATACAACGGGAGGACTTTGGTTTGAAGGAAAACTTGTGAACAAAGTTGTCAGTGCAATGTCCTCAGCTCAAAACTCTCATGGAGGGCAAGAACAAACGATACTGTCTCTTTATACAACGATGTTCCACTGGGGAGCCATTATTGCAGCTCCAGGTTATACAGATCAATCCATCTTCGTTGCAGGTGGTAATCCTTATGGAACCAGTGTGACTGTGGATCAAGATGGAGATATGCAGGAAGACGTAGAGCAAGCAGTCAAACACCAAGCTAAACGTACAGTTACAGTAGCAGAATGGGTGAAAAACGGTAATCAATAA
- a CDS encoding M20/M25/M40 family metallo-hydrolase, which translates to MSNWTTLLARHGFEKADLDQAKVGHNTNTMFLNQALTLAGCHDLDQEPVTERAWIQALEQAAEHTQGRGRETIVYPVKEELPLQDIDPYMRGIVRWLNELGIYTVYSCDGHDRGCAYVRLKKCLSFQQMSTIKACLPQGLKVRFEGKRVSFFYQQGEISKLLDMGERLYQVKQSEEKVLYFEAEQFKQRVIELLKHGGSSGNEREIRQFLQRKLRKLTDYTYVDHAGNLLAYLYCGEGPTVLISAHMDIYEDIKPGRTIIENGTQLFSSEGILGADDRAGIAVILEVLSRIQRTNFAGTFKIAFTVKEETGCIGSKQIDPHFIEDADAAIVADRRGTRDIVISYGGMIPFCPQSYGHLFEQADALCGMYDWRMTAGGLSDAKVFAEKGIPSVNLSVGYMNEHSKEETLDYRAAYETAKLIESVLHHNLIKGAFDRELHNSVYSLS; encoded by the coding sequence ATGAGCAATTGGACCACACTTTTGGCCCGCCATGGGTTTGAGAAAGCCGATTTAGATCAAGCAAAAGTAGGACACAACACCAATACCATGTTTCTTAACCAAGCATTGACTCTGGCAGGCTGCCATGATTTAGACCAGGAACCTGTCACTGAACGTGCGTGGATACAGGCACTGGAACAAGCTGCTGAACACACTCAGGGACGGGGACGCGAAACAATTGTTTATCCGGTGAAGGAAGAGCTTCCCCTGCAGGACATTGATCCTTATATGCGTGGCATCGTGCGCTGGCTAAATGAACTGGGAATATATACGGTGTATAGTTGTGACGGGCATGACAGGGGTTGCGCCTATGTTCGTTTAAAAAAATGCTTGTCCTTTCAGCAGATGAGCACCATTAAGGCTTGCCTTCCCCAAGGATTGAAAGTGAGGTTTGAGGGGAAAAGAGTATCATTCTTTTATCAGCAGGGTGAAATATCAAAGTTATTGGATATGGGTGAACGGCTGTATCAAGTCAAGCAGTCAGAAGAAAAAGTACTCTACTTTGAGGCAGAGCAATTTAAGCAACGGGTCATTGAGTTGTTAAAACACGGAGGAAGCAGCGGAAATGAGCGTGAGATCAGACAGTTTCTGCAACGAAAATTAAGAAAACTGACAGATTATACTTATGTCGACCATGCAGGAAATCTCTTGGCATACCTCTACTGTGGTGAAGGTCCGACCGTCTTGATTTCTGCACACATGGATATATATGAAGATATTAAGCCCGGACGGACAATCATTGAAAACGGTACTCAACTCTTCAGTTCAGAAGGTATCTTAGGTGCTGACGACCGGGCTGGAATTGCAGTTATTTTGGAAGTTTTATCCCGCATCCAGCGGACCAATTTTGCCGGAACGTTCAAAATTGCTTTTACAGTAAAAGAAGAAACAGGATGCATCGGTTCCAAGCAGATTGACCCTCACTTTATAGAGGATGCAGATGCTGCCATTGTGGCTGACCGAAGGGGAACCCGGGATATTGTAATTTCTTATGGGGGCATGATTCCGTTTTGTCCGCAAAGTTACGGTCATCTGTTTGAACAGGCAGATGCATTATGTGGCATGTATGATTGGAGGATGACCGCAGGAGGCTTAAGTGATGCAAAAGTGTTTGCTGAAAAAGGGATCCCCTCTGTCAACCTGTCCGTGGGCTATATGAACGAGCATAGTAAGGAAGAAACGCTGGATTACAGAGCAGCCTATGAAACCGCCAAATTGATTGAATCTGTTTTGCACCATAATTTAATTAAAGGTGCATTTGATCGGGAACTTCACAATTCTGTTTACTCACTTTCATGA